In the Pseudomonas sp. DTU_2021_1001937_2_SI_NGA_ILE_001 genome, one interval contains:
- the ileS gene encoding isoleucine--tRNA ligase has translation MTDYKATLNLPDTAFPMKAGLPQREPQTLQRWDSIGLYQKLREIGKDRPKFVLHDGPPYANGKIHIGHALNKILKDMIVRSKTLAGFDAPYVPGWDCHGLPIEHKVEVTHGKNLSADQTRELCRAYAAEQVEGQKAEFIRLGVLGDWSNPYLTMNFANEAGEIRALAEMVKGGFVFKGLKPVNWCFDCGSALAEAEVEYQDKKSATIDVAFPVADEAKLAAAFGLPALDKPAAIVIWTTTPWTIPANQALNVHPEFTYALVDIGDRLLVLAEELVQACLARYKREGSVVATATGKALELINFRHPFYDRLSPLYLAEYVELGAGTGVVHSAPAYGVDDFNSCKNYGMSNDEILSPVQSNGVYVESLEFFGGQFIFKANQNIIDKLAEVGCLMHTETINHSYMHCWRHKTPLIYRATAQWFVGMDRQPASGASLRERSLQAIDQTKFVPAWGQARLHSMIANRPDWCISRQRNWGVPIPFFLHKESGELHPRTVELMEEVAQRVEKQGIEAWFKLDAAELLGDEAASYDKISDTLDVWFDSGTTHWHVLRGSHDIGHEQGPRADLYLEGSDQHRGWFHSSLLTGCAIDGHAPYRELLTHGFTVDENGRKMSKSLGNTIEPQKVNDTLGADILRLWVSATDYSGEMAVSEQILQRSADAYRRIRNTARFLLSNLSGFNPATDLLPADQMLALDRWAVDRALLLQRELEEHYGEYRFWNVYSKIHNFCVQELGGFYLDIIKDRQYTTGADSTARRSCQSALFHIAEALVRWIAPILAFTADELWQFLPGERNESVMLNTWYQGLSELPEGFELDRAYWERVMAVKAAVNKEMENLRAAKAIGGNLQAEVTLYAEDSLGADLGKLGNELRFVLITSTASVAPFAAAPADAVVTEVAGLKLKVVKSAHAKCARCWHHREDVGSHAEHPEICGRCVDNISGAGEVRHYA, from the coding sequence ATGACCGATTACAAAGCCACGCTTAATCTTCCGGACACCGCCTTCCCGATGAAGGCCGGCCTGCCCCAGCGCGAGCCGCAGACGCTGCAGCGTTGGGACAGCATTGGCCTGTACCAGAAGCTGCGCGAAATCGGCAAGGACCGTCCCAAGTTCGTCCTGCACGACGGCCCGCCCTATGCCAACGGCAAGATTCACATCGGTCATGCACTGAACAAGATCCTCAAGGACATGATCGTGCGTTCCAAGACCCTGGCCGGCTTCGACGCGCCGTATGTACCGGGTTGGGACTGCCACGGTCTGCCGATCGAGCACAAGGTCGAGGTCACCCACGGCAAGAACCTCAGCGCCGACCAGACCCGCGAACTGTGCCGCGCCTATGCCGCCGAGCAGGTCGAGGGCCAGAAGGCCGAGTTCATCCGTCTGGGCGTTCTGGGCGACTGGAGCAACCCGTACCTGACCATGAACTTCGCCAACGAGGCCGGTGAAATCCGCGCCCTGGCCGAGATGGTCAAGGGCGGCTTCGTGTTCAAGGGCCTCAAGCCGGTGAACTGGTGTTTCGATTGCGGTTCGGCGCTGGCCGAAGCGGAAGTCGAGTACCAGGACAAGAAGTCCGCGACCATCGATGTGGCCTTCCCGGTTGCCGACGAAGCCAAGCTGGCCGCCGCGTTCGGCCTGCCGGCGCTGGACAAGCCTGCCGCGATCGTCATCTGGACCACCACGCCCTGGACCATTCCGGCCAACCAGGCGCTGAACGTCCACCCTGAATTCACCTATGCCCTGGTCGATATCGGCGACCGCCTGCTGGTGCTCGCTGAAGAGCTGGTGCAGGCCTGCCTGGCGCGCTACAAGCGCGAGGGTTCGGTCGTCGCCACCGCGACCGGCAAGGCGCTGGAGCTGATCAACTTCCGTCATCCGTTCTACGACCGCCTGTCGCCGCTGTACCTGGCCGAGTACGTCGAGCTGGGCGCCGGCACCGGCGTGGTCCACAGCGCCCCGGCGTACGGCGTGGACGACTTCAACTCGTGCAAGAACTACGGCATGAGCAACGACGAGATCCTCAGCCCGGTGCAGAGCAACGGCGTGTATGTCGAGTCCCTGGAGTTCTTCGGCGGCCAGTTCATCTTCAAGGCCAACCAGAACATCATCGACAAGCTGGCGGAAGTCGGCTGCCTGATGCACACCGAAACCATCAACCACAGCTACATGCACTGCTGGCGCCACAAGACCCCGCTGATCTACCGCGCCACCGCGCAGTGGTTCGTCGGCATGGACCGCCAGCCGGCCAGCGGTGCCAGCCTGCGCGAGCGTTCGCTGCAGGCCATTGACCAGACCAAGTTCGTTCCAGCCTGGGGGCAGGCGCGCCTGCACTCGATGATCGCCAACCGCCCGGACTGGTGCATCTCGCGCCAGCGCAACTGGGGCGTGCCGATCCCGTTCTTCCTGCACAAGGAAAGCGGCGAGCTGCACCCGCGTACCGTCGAGCTGATGGAAGAAGTGGCCCAGCGTGTCGAGAAACAGGGCATCGAGGCCTGGTTCAAGCTTGACGCCGCCGAGCTGCTGGGCGACGAAGCCGCCAGCTACGACAAGATCAGCGACACCCTGGACGTGTGGTTCGACTCCGGCACCACCCACTGGCACGTACTGCGTGGCTCGCATGACATTGGCCACGAACAGGGCCCGCGTGCCGATCTGTACCTGGAAGGCTCCGACCAGCACCGTGGCTGGTTCCATTCCTCGCTGCTGACCGGTTGCGCCATCGACGGCCATGCGCCGTACCGCGAGCTGCTGACCCACGGCTTCACCGTGGACGAGAACGGCCGCAAGATGTCCAAGTCGCTGGGTAACACCATCGAGCCGCAGAAGGTCAACGACACCCTGGGCGCCGACATCCTGCGTCTGTGGGTTTCGGCCACCGACTACTCGGGTGAAATGGCCGTTTCCGAGCAGATCCTGCAGCGCAGCGCCGATGCCTACCGGCGTATCCGCAACACCGCGCGCTTCCTGCTCTCCAACCTGTCCGGCTTCAATCCGGCCACCGACCTGCTGCCGGCCGACCAGATGCTGGCGCTGGACCGCTGGGCCGTGGACCGTGCGCTGCTGCTGCAACGCGAGCTGGAGGAGCACTACGGCGAATACCGCTTCTGGAACGTCTACTCGAAGATCCACAACTTCTGCGTGCAGGAGCTGGGCGGCTTCTACCTGGACATCATCAAGGACCGCCAGTACACCACCGGTGCCGACAGCACCGCGCGGCGCTCCTGCCAGAGCGCGCTGTTCCACATCGCCGAGGCGCTGGTGCGCTGGATCGCGCCGATCCTGGCATTCACCGCCGACGAGCTGTGGCAGTTCCTGCCGGGCGAGCGCAACGAATCGGTGATGCTCAATACCTGGTACCAGGGCCTGAGCGAACTGCCGGAAGGCTTCGAGTTGGACCGCGCCTACTGGGAGCGTGTCATGGCGGTGAAGGCGGCGGTCAACAAGGAAATGGAAAACCTGCGCGCGGCCAAGGCCATCGGCGGCAACCTGCAGGCCGAAGTGACCCTGTACGCCGAAGACTCCCTGGGCGCCGACCTGGGCAAGCTGGGCAACGAACTGCGCTTCGTGCTGATCACCTCCACCGCCAGCGTCGCGCCGTTCGCGGCAGCGCCGGCCGATGCCGTGGTCACCGAGGTCGCCGGGCTCAAGCTCAAGGTGGTCAAGTCGGCCCACGCCAAGTGCGCACGCTGCTGGCACCACCGCGAAGACGTCGGCAGCCATGCCGAACATCCGGAAATCTGCGGTCGCTGCGTCGACAACATCAGCGGTGCCGGTGAGGTGCGCCACTATGCCTGA
- a CDS encoding peptidylprolyl isomerase: MTEHSPQAETRIAQNTQVTLHFALRLENGDTVDSTFDKAPATFKVGDGNLLPGFEAAIFGFKAGDHKSVRIPPENAFGQHNPQNVQTMARSQFEGMELSEGLLVIFNDAANTELPGVVKAFDDQQVTIDFNHPLAGKALEFEVSILEVTALAS, from the coding sequence ATGACTGAGCACTCCCCACAGGCTGAGACTCGGATCGCTCAGAACACCCAGGTGACGCTGCATTTCGCGCTGCGCCTGGAAAATGGCGACACCGTCGACAGCACCTTCGACAAGGCGCCGGCCACCTTCAAGGTCGGTGACGGCAACCTGCTGCCAGGCTTCGAAGCGGCGATCTTCGGCTTCAAGGCGGGCGACCACAAGAGCGTGCGCATCCCGCCAGAGAACGCCTTTGGTCAGCACAACCCACAGAACGTGCAAACCATGGCACGCTCGCAGTTCGAAGGCATGGAGCTGTCCGAAGGCCTGCTGGTGATCTTCAACGACGCGGCCAACACTGAGCTGCCCGGTGTGGTCAAAGCCTTCGACGACCAGCAGGTGACCATCGACTTCAACCATCCGCTGGCCGGCAAGGCGCTGGAGTTCGAAGTCAGCATCCTTGAGGTCACGGCGCTGGCTTCCTGA
- the ribF gene encoding bifunctional riboflavin kinase/FAD synthetase has product MQLVRGLHNLRPQHRGCVATIGNFDGVHRGHQAILARLRERAVELGVPSCVVIFEPQPREFFTPDSAPPRLARLRDKIELLRGEGVDRVLCLSFNQRLGGLSATEFVDTILIDGLGVKHLEVGDDFRFGHDRSGDFDFLRQAGAAQGFSVEAAQTVEIDGMRVSSTKVRDALGQADFTLAEHLLGRPFGIAGRVLHGQKLARQLGTPTANVQLKRRRVPLSGVYLVSTLIDGKAWPGVANIGVRPTVAGDGSAHLEVHVLDFAGDLYGRRLTVVFHHKLRDEQRFASLEALKAAINADVAAARAHWHGQPDERP; this is encoded by the coding sequence ATGCAGCTGGTTAGAGGCCTTCACAACCTGCGCCCCCAGCACCGGGGCTGCGTCGCCACCATTGGCAACTTCGACGGCGTCCACCGTGGCCACCAGGCGATCCTGGCGCGCCTGCGCGAGCGCGCGGTCGAGCTGGGCGTGCCCAGCTGCGTGGTGATCTTCGAGCCACAGCCCCGCGAATTCTTCACCCCCGACAGTGCCCCGCCGCGCCTGGCACGCCTGCGCGACAAGATCGAGCTGCTGCGTGGCGAGGGCGTTGACCGGGTGTTGTGCCTGTCTTTCAATCAGCGCCTTGGCGGCCTGAGCGCCACCGAGTTTGTCGACACTATCCTGATCGACGGCCTGGGCGTGAAGCATCTGGAAGTGGGCGACGATTTCCGCTTCGGTCATGACCGTTCCGGCGATTTCGACTTCCTGCGCCAGGCGGGTGCCGCTCAGGGTTTCAGCGTCGAGGCGGCGCAGACCGTCGAGATCGACGGCATGCGGGTCAGCAGTACCAAGGTCCGCGATGCCCTGGGGCAGGCCGATTTCACCCTGGCCGAGCACCTGCTGGGCCGCCCGTTCGGCATCGCCGGGCGTGTGCTGCATGGCCAGAAGCTGGCGCGCCAGCTGGGCACGCCGACCGCCAACGTGCAGCTCAAGCGCCGTCGGGTCCCGCTGAGCGGCGTTTACCTGGTCAGCACGCTGATCGATGGCAAGGCCTGGCCCGGTGTCGCCAACATCGGCGTGCGGCCTACCGTGGCCGGCGACGGCAGCGCCCACCTGGAAGTGCATGTTCTGGATTTTGCTGGTGATCTCTATGGCCGGCGTTTGACGGTGGTGTTCCACCACAAGCTGCGTGATGAGCAGCGTTTCGCCTCGCTGGAGGCCCTCAAGGCGGCGATCAATGCGGACGTCGCCGCCGCCCGTGCCCATTGGCATGGTCAACCCGACGAGCGTCCATGA
- the rpmA gene encoding 50S ribosomal protein L27, with translation MAHKKAGGSTRNGRDSESKRLGVKIYGGQAIVPGNIIVRQRGTEFHPGYGVGIGKDHTLFAKVEGVVKFEVKGAFGRRYVSIVPKAEASAA, from the coding sequence ATGGCACACAAAAAAGCCGGCGGTAGTACCCGCAACGGTCGCGACTCAGAAAGTAAACGCCTTGGCGTGAAAATCTACGGCGGCCAGGCCATCGTTCCAGGCAACATCATCGTTCGTCAGCGTGGCACCGAGTTCCACCCTGGCTACGGCGTTGGCATTGGCAAGGACCACACCCTGTTCGCGAAAGTGGAAGGTGTCGTGAAGTTCGAAGTCAAAGGCGCCTTCGGTCGTCGTTACGTGAGCATCGTTCCGAAGGCTGAAGCCTCGGCAGCGTAA
- the cgtA gene encoding Obg family GTPase CgtA, whose amino-acid sequence MKFVDEVSIRVKAGDGGNGCMSFRREKFIENGGPNGGDGGDGGSVFMVADENLNTLVDYRYTRHFEAQRGANGGSTDCTGRKGDDLFLRVPVGTTVIDAGTQEVIGDLTKDGQRLMVAQGGWHGLGNTRFKSSTNRAPRQTTPGKPGDQRDLKLELKVLADIGLLGLPNAGKSTFIRSVSAAKPKVADYPFTTLVPNLGVVSVDRWKSFVIADIPGLIEGASDGAGLGIRFLKHLARTRLLLHLVDMAPMDESDPADSAEVIINELIRFSPALAERDRWLVLNKCDQLLEDEQEERKREIVERLGWTGPVYVISAIAREGTERLSRDIMRYLEDRADRLAHDPEYAQELAELDQRIEDEARAQLQALDDKRALRRSGVKSVDDISDDDDWGDDLDDEDGPEIIYVRE is encoded by the coding sequence ATGAAATTTGTTGATGAAGTATCGATTCGGGTCAAGGCCGGTGATGGTGGCAACGGATGCATGAGCTTCCGTCGCGAGAAGTTCATCGAGAACGGTGGTCCCAACGGCGGTGATGGTGGTGATGGTGGTTCGGTGTTCATGGTCGCCGACGAAAACCTCAACACCCTGGTCGACTACCGCTATACGCGGCATTTCGAAGCCCAGCGTGGCGCCAATGGCGGCAGCACCGACTGCACCGGGCGCAAGGGTGATGATCTGTTCCTGCGCGTGCCGGTCGGCACCACGGTGATCGATGCCGGCACCCAGGAAGTCATCGGTGACCTGACCAAGGACGGCCAGCGCCTGATGGTTGCTCAGGGCGGCTGGCACGGCCTGGGCAACACCCGTTTCAAGTCCAGTACCAACCGTGCGCCGCGCCAGACCACGCCGGGCAAGCCGGGCGACCAGCGTGACCTGAAGCTGGAGCTGAAAGTGCTGGCTGACATCGGCCTGCTGGGCCTGCCGAATGCCGGCAAGAGTACCTTCATTCGCTCGGTGTCTGCGGCCAAGCCGAAGGTGGCGGATTATCCGTTCACCACGCTGGTGCCGAACCTGGGCGTGGTCAGTGTCGACCGCTGGAAGAGCTTCGTGATCGCCGACATTCCGGGGCTGATCGAGGGTGCTTCCGACGGTGCCGGCCTGGGCATTCGCTTCCTCAAGCACCTGGCGCGTACTCGCCTGCTGCTGCACTTGGTCGACATGGCGCCGATGGATGAGTCCGACCCGGCCGACTCGGCCGAGGTGATCATCAATGAGCTGATCCGCTTCAGTCCGGCGTTGGCTGAGCGTGATCGCTGGCTGGTGCTGAACAAGTGCGACCAGTTGCTGGAAGATGAGCAAGAGGAGCGCAAGCGCGAAATCGTCGAGCGCCTGGGTTGGACCGGTCCGGTGTACGTGATTTCGGCCATTGCCCGTGAAGGCACCGAGCGCCTGTCGCGTGACATCATGCGCTACCTGGAAGATCGTGCCGATCGTCTGGCGCATGACCCTGAGTATGCCCAGGAGCTGGCTGAACTGGATCAGCGTATCGAGGATGAGGCGCGTGCCCAGCTGCAGGCCCTGGATGACAAGCGTGCCCTGCGCCGCAGCGGCGTGAAGAGCGTCGATGACATCAGTGATGATGACGACTGGGGCGATGACCTGGACGACGAAGATGGTCCGGAAATCATTTACGTCCGTGAGTGA
- the rpsT gene encoding 30S ribosomal protein S20, which yields MANSPSAKKRAKQAEKRRSHNASLRSMVRTYIKNVVKAIDAKDAEKAQAAYTLAVPVIDRMADKGIIHKNKAARHKSRLNGHIKALKEAA from the coding sequence GTGGCCAACTCACCTTCCGCCAAAAAACGTGCAAAACAGGCTGAGAAGCGTCGCAGCCACAACGCCAGCCTGCGTTCCATGGTTCGTACCTACATCAAGAATGTGGTCAAAGCCATCGACGCAAAAGACGCAGAAAAAGCGCAAGCCGCTTACACCCTGGCTGTGCCTGTCATCGACCGTATGGCCGACAAAGGCATCATCCACAAGAACAAGGCTGCTCGCCACAAGAGCCGCCTGAATGGCCACATCAAGGCACTGAAAGAAGCTGCCTGA
- a CDS encoding CreA family protein, translating into MRMLKAGLALLLAWPVLAAAEEVGQVSTVFKFLGPNDRIVVEAFDDPKVAGVTCYLSRAKTGGVKGGLGLAEDRAEASIACRQVGPIRFVGELKEGEEVFKERTSLVFKTMQVVRFLDKKRNTLVYLVYSDRLIEGSPQNAVTAIPILPWPSSPAAP; encoded by the coding sequence ATGCGCATGCTCAAGGCGGGATTGGCGCTGTTGCTGGCCTGGCCGGTGCTGGCGGCGGCTGAAGAAGTCGGGCAGGTCTCTACGGTGTTCAAGTTCCTCGGCCCTAACGATCGGATCGTGGTCGAGGCTTTCGATGATCCCAAGGTGGCGGGAGTGACCTGCTACCTGTCACGGGCCAAGACCGGCGGGGTGAAGGGTGGCTTGGGGCTGGCGGAGGATCGTGCCGAGGCTTCTATCGCCTGTCGCCAGGTGGGGCCGATCCGCTTCGTGGGTGAGCTGAAGGAAGGTGAGGAGGTGTTCAAGGAGCGCACCTCGCTGGTGTTCAAGACCATGCAGGTGGTGCGTTTCCTGGACAAGAAGCGCAATACGCTGGTTTATCTCGTCTACAGCGACCGGCTGATCGAGGGCAGTCCGCAGAATGCGGTGACTGCCATTCCTATCCTGCCCTGGCCGAGTTCGCCTGCCGCGCCTTGA
- the lspA gene encoding signal peptidase II: MPDHAAGRFGRLSWLWLSVLVLVIDQASKYYFEHSLNLYQQIIVIPDYFSWTLAYNTGAAFSFLADSAGWQRWLFALIALVVSSVLVVWLKRLGRNDTWLAVALALVLGGAIGNLYDRVVLGHVIDFILVHWQNRWYFPAFNVADSAITVGAVMLALDMFKSNKRTEAAHD; the protein is encoded by the coding sequence ATGCCTGATCACGCTGCGGGCCGTTTCGGTCGCTTGTCCTGGCTGTGGCTGAGTGTGCTGGTACTGGTCATCGACCAGGCCAGCAAGTACTACTTCGAGCACTCGCTGAACCTGTACCAGCAGATCATCGTGATTCCGGACTACTTCAGCTGGACCCTGGCCTACAACACCGGCGCGGCCTTCAGCTTCCTGGCTGACAGCGCTGGCTGGCAGCGCTGGCTGTTCGCGCTGATCGCCCTGGTGGTCAGCAGCGTGCTGGTGGTCTGGCTCAAGCGCCTGGGACGCAACGACACCTGGCTGGCGGTGGCCCTGGCACTGGTGCTGGGCGGTGCCATCGGCAACCTCTACGACCGCGTGGTGCTGGGCCATGTCATCGACTTCATCCTGGTGCACTGGCAGAACCGCTGGTACTTCCCGGCGTTCAACGTCGCCGACAGCGCGATCACCGTCGGTGCGGTGATGCTGGCGCTGGACATGTTCAAGAGCAACAAACGTACAGAGGCCGCCCATGACTGA
- the proB gene encoding glutamate 5-kinase, with protein sequence MRSKVTGARRWVVKIGSALLTADGKGLDRSAMSVWVEQMVALHEAGVELVLVSSGAVAAGMSRLGWVTRPSAMHELQAAAAIGQMGLVQAWESSFAEHDRHTAQILLTHDDLSDRKRYLNARSTLRTLVELGVVPVINENDTVVTDEIRFGDNDTLAALVANLVEADLLVILTDRDGMFDADPRNNPDAQLIFEARADDPALDAVAGGTGGALGRGGMQTKLRAARLAARSGAHTVIVGGRIEQVLSRLKAGEQLGTLLSPEREMLAARKQWLAGHLQTRGTLVLDAGAVNALVADHKSLLPVGVKMIQGSFRRGEMVVCVGPDGREVARGLSNYSAIEAQKIIGQSSEAIVRVLGYMAEPELVHRDNLILV encoded by the coding sequence ATGCGCAGCAAAGTGACGGGTGCCCGGCGCTGGGTCGTGAAAATCGGCAGTGCCTTGCTGACCGCTGATGGCAAGGGCCTGGACCGCTCGGCGATGAGTGTGTGGGTCGAGCAGATGGTGGCGTTGCATGAAGCAGGCGTCGAGTTGGTGCTGGTGTCCTCCGGGGCGGTGGCAGCCGGCATGAGCCGTCTGGGCTGGGTGACCCGACCGAGCGCGATGCACGAGCTGCAGGCGGCGGCTGCCATTGGCCAGATGGGTCTGGTGCAGGCCTGGGAGTCCAGCTTTGCCGAGCACGACCGGCACACGGCGCAGATTCTGCTGACTCATGACGACTTGTCCGACCGCAAGCGTTACCTGAATGCCCGCAGCACCTTGCGTACCTTGGTGGAGTTGGGCGTGGTGCCGGTGATCAACGAGAACGACACCGTGGTCACCGATGAAATTCGTTTTGGTGACAACGACACGCTCGCGGCGCTGGTGGCCAACCTCGTTGAGGCGGACCTGCTGGTTATCCTTACCGACCGCGATGGCATGTTCGATGCCGACCCGCGTAATAACCCTGATGCGCAACTGATCTTCGAGGCGCGCGCCGATGATCCGGCGCTGGACGCCGTGGCGGGTGGTACCGGGGGGGCGCTGGGGCGTGGCGGCATGCAGACCAAGCTGCGTGCTGCGCGCCTGGCGGCGCGTTCCGGTGCGCACACGGTGATCGTCGGTGGTCGTATCGAGCAGGTTCTGTCGCGCCTCAAGGCGGGCGAGCAGCTGGGTACGCTGCTGTCGCCCGAGCGCGAAATGCTCGCCGCGCGTAAGCAGTGGCTGGCGGGGCACCTGCAGACGCGTGGCACGCTGGTGCTGGATGCGGGGGCGGTGAATGCCTTGGTGGCAGATCACAAGAGCCTGCTGCCAGTGGGCGTGAAAATGATCCAGGGCAGCTTTCGTCGCGGCGAGATGGTGGTCTGTGTGGGGCCGGATGGTCGTGAGGTCGCGCGGGGCTTGAGCAACTACAGTGCGATCGAGGCGCAGAAGATCATTGGTCAGTCCTCCGAGGCCATCGTGCGTGTGCTGGGCTACATGGCCGAGCCCGAGCTGGTGCATCGCGACAACCTGATTCTGGTGTGA
- the murJ gene encoding murein biosynthesis integral membrane protein MurJ translates to MNLLKSLAAVSSITLLSRVLGFVRDTIIARAFGAGMATDAFFIAFKLPNLLRRIFAEGAFSQAFVPILAEYKNQQGEEATRTFVAYVCGLLTLVLALVTLLGVLFAPWIIWVTAPGFADTPEKFALTSDLLRVTFPYILLISLSSLAGAILNTWNRFSVPAFVPTLLNVSMILFSLFLIPYFDPPIMALGWAVLAGGLAQLLYQLPHLKKIGMLVLPRLNLRDTGVWRVMKQMLPAILGVSVSQISLIINTIFASFLVAGSVSWMYYADRLMELPSGVLGVALGTILLPILSKTYADRDRHEYSRILDWGLRLCFVLVLPCTLALGLIAEPLTVALFQYGKFDAHDALMTQHALIAYSVGLLGIILIKVLAPGFYAQQNIRTPVKIAVFTLVVTQLLNLAFIVPLQHAGLALAISVGATLNALLLFWQLRRQRLFQPQPGWPLFLGKLCVAVVVMAGVLLALMHLMPAWEQGGMLERLLRLGVLVAAGAAAYFAMLLLLGFRLRHFARKAIKS, encoded by the coding sequence ATGAACCTGCTCAAGTCTCTGGCTGCCGTCAGCTCCATCACCCTGCTATCCCGGGTGCTGGGTTTCGTGCGCGACACCATCATCGCCCGGGCCTTTGGCGCGGGCATGGCCACCGATGCCTTCTTCATTGCTTTCAAGCTGCCCAACCTGTTGCGACGGATCTTCGCCGAAGGGGCGTTCTCCCAGGCGTTCGTGCCTATCCTGGCCGAGTACAAGAACCAGCAGGGGGAGGAGGCGACCCGCACCTTCGTGGCCTATGTCTGCGGCCTGCTGACTCTGGTGCTGGCCCTGGTGACCCTGCTGGGTGTGCTGTTCGCGCCCTGGATCATCTGGGTCACCGCGCCGGGGTTCGCCGATACGCCGGAGAAATTCGCCCTCACCTCCGATCTGCTGCGGGTGACCTTTCCTTATATATTGCTGATCTCGCTGTCATCGCTGGCCGGTGCCATTCTCAACACTTGGAACCGCTTCAGTGTGCCGGCCTTCGTGCCGACGCTGCTCAACGTCAGCATGATCCTGTTCTCGCTGTTCCTGATTCCGTACTTCGATCCGCCGATCATGGCGCTGGGCTGGGCGGTGCTCGCCGGTGGCCTGGCGCAGCTGCTTTACCAGCTGCCGCACCTGAAGAAGATCGGCATGCTGGTGCTGCCGCGCCTCAACCTGCGCGACACCGGTGTGTGGCGGGTGATGAAGCAGATGCTGCCGGCGATTCTCGGGGTGTCGGTGAGCCAGATCTCGCTGATCATCAACACCATCTTCGCGTCGTTCCTGGTGGCCGGCTCGGTGTCGTGGATGTACTACGCCGACCGCCTGATGGAGCTGCCGTCCGGCGTGCTGGGCGTGGCGCTGGGTACCATCCTGCTGCCGATCCTGTCGAAGACCTACGCCGACCGTGACCGCCATGAGTATTCGCGGATTCTCGACTGGGGGCTGCGCCTGTGTTTCGTACTGGTGCTGCCCTGCACCCTGGCGTTGGGTCTGATCGCCGAGCCGCTGACCGTCGCGCTGTTCCAGTACGGCAAGTTCGATGCCCATGATGCGCTGATGACCCAGCACGCGCTGATTGCCTATTCGGTAGGGCTGTTGGGCATCATCCTCATCAAGGTGCTCGCGCCCGGTTTCTATGCCCAGCAGAACATCCGAACCCCGGTGAAGATCGCCGTGTTCACTCTGGTGGTCACGCAACTGCTCAACCTGGCTTTCATCGTACCGCTGCAGCACGCCGGGCTGGCCCTGGCCATCAGCGTCGGGGCGACGCTCAATGCGCTGCTGCTGTTCTGGCAACTGCGCCGGCAGCGACTGTTTCAGCCGCAGCCTGGCTGGCCGCTGTTCCTGGGCAAGCTGTGCGTGGCGGTGGTGGTGATGGCCGGTGTGCTGCTGGCACTGATGCACCTGATGCCGGCCTGGGAGCAGGGTGGCATGCTTGAGCGTCTGCTGCGTCTGGGGGTTCTGGTGGCTGCCGGCGCCGCGGCCTACTTTGCCATGCTGCTGCTGCTGGGCTTTCGTCTGCGGCATTTCGCCCGCAAGGCGATCAAGTCGTAA
- the rplU gene encoding 50S ribosomal protein L21, which yields MSYAVIVTGGKQYKVAPGEYLKVEKLEVATGESVTFDRVLLVGNGDDVTIGAPVVAGATVVAEVVSQGRHDKVRIIKFRRRKHHMKRQGHRQWYTEIKITGIQA from the coding sequence ATGTCTTACGCAGTAATCGTTACCGGTGGCAAGCAATACAAAGTCGCCCCAGGTGAATACCTGAAAGTCGAAAAACTGGAAGTCGCCACTGGCGAATCCGTTACCTTTGACCGCGTTCTGCTGGTCGGCAACGGTGACGACGTCACCATCGGTGCTCCAGTCGTTGCTGGCGCTACCGTCGTAGCCGAAGTGGTTTCGCAAGGTCGTCACGACAAGGTTCGCATCATCAAGTTCCGTCGTCGTAAGCACCACATGAAGCGCCAGGGCCACCGTCAGTGGTACACCGAGATCAAAATCACCGGTATTCAGGCGTAA